The Clostridiales bacterium genome has a window encoding:
- a CDS encoding dUTPase, giving the protein MDKLEHIFEMQQKLNDFIIDNHNLRDQYTSEVWIQKNILALISELGETLNEVNFKWWKNPKTINKQALKEELVDVLHFFISMCLHSGMTADELYQIYLDKNKENLNRQIGNSSQKDYRP; this is encoded by the coding sequence ATGGATAAACTTGAACATATTTTTGAGATGCAGCAAAAGCTCAATGATTTTATAATAGATAACCATAACCTGCGCGACCAGTATACATCCGAGGTTTGGATTCAAAAAAATATATTGGCGCTTATATCGGAATTGGGTGAAACTTTAAACGAGGTTAATTTTAAATGGTGGAAAAACCCTAAAACGATTAATAAACAGGCTTTAAAAGAAGAACTTGTTGATGTGTTGCATTTTTTTATAAGCATGTGTCTTCACTCGGGCATGACAGCCGATGAGCTGTATCAAATATATCTTGATAAAAACAAAGAAAACCTAAATAGACAAATTGGAAATTCCAGTCAAAAAGATTACAGACCTTAA
- a CDS encoding YqzL family protein, whose translation MFFGDDLSGLSWKLFSSTGQIGYYLLYKRLNELDDEVNPPVDRDIFD comes from the coding sequence ATGTTTTTTGGAGACGATCTTTCCGGCTTGTCGTGGAAATTGTTTTCTTCTACAGGCCAAATAGGATATTATTTGTTATACAAACGCCTTAATGAATTAGACGACGAAGTCAATCCTCCTGTTGATAGGGACATATTTGATTAA
- a CDS encoding insulinase family protein — MHKMISYPNGLRLIMKKLDFLRSVSVGVWVGAGSAYEKNNINGISHFIEHMLFKGTSNRSSFDIADSIDKIGGQINAFTAKEVTCYYTKSIDEHLEKCIDILSDMFFNSTFDENELEKEKKVVLEEISMVEDSPEDVCHENLAKLFFEGNPLEQPIVGTAENVNNFDKDKLKKFMFSHYCPQNIVIAVAGNFDFDKLAELIDKYFNQKFEGQENCLKAEPAPKHASVPKTGCKIKQIEQASIAIGFPSPMFNTKESNPMMIASNVLGGSMSSRLFQKIREELGLAYSVYSYMSSYKNNGIFSFYCGTNPQNIEKAVKTVIDELKKFLKDGINDDEFERGKEQLKGNIILGQENTTSIMNVYGKMLLVSDQIFDLDQKLKEINSITKDDVMDVARKYLDFERACISCVANRPAEDLLQFLN, encoded by the coding sequence ATGCATAAGATGATATCTTATCCGAACGGATTAAGATTAATAATGAAAAAGCTGGATTTTTTAAGGTCTGTTTCAGTAGGCGTTTGGGTAGGAGCGGGAAGCGCTTACGAAAAAAATAATATCAATGGAATATCGCACTTTATTGAGCATATGCTTTTTAAAGGAACTTCTAACCGCTCATCTTTTGATATTGCCGATTCAATAGACAAAATAGGCGGTCAGATTAACGCTTTTACAGCCAAAGAAGTCACATGTTATTACACAAAATCAATAGACGAACATCTTGAAAAATGCATTGATATTTTGAGCGATATGTTTTTTAACTCAACTTTTGACGAGAATGAACTAGAAAAAGAAAAGAAAGTAGTTTTAGAAGAAATATCTATGGTTGAAGATTCGCCAGAAGATGTTTGTCATGAAAACCTTGCCAAATTATTTTTTGAGGGCAACCCTTTAGAACAACCTATTGTTGGCACCGCTGAAAATGTAAATAATTTTGATAAAGATAAATTAAAGAAATTTATGTTTAGCCATTATTGCCCGCAAAATATAGTAATTGCGGTAGCGGGAAATTTTGATTTTGATAAGCTTGCGGAGCTTATTGACAAATACTTTAACCAAAAGTTTGAAGGGCAGGAGAATTGTCTAAAAGCCGAACCAGCGCCCAAGCATGCATCCGTGCCCAAAACCGGATGCAAAATCAAACAAATAGAACAAGCAAGCATAGCCATAGGATTTCCTTCTCCAATGTTTAATACAAAAGAATCCAATCCTATGATGATTGCTTCCAATGTGCTGGGCGGGTCTATGAGTTCAAGGCTGTTTCAAAAAATTAGGGAAGAGTTGGGGCTGGCGTATTCCGTATATAGTTATATGTCTTCTTATAAGAATAATGGCATTTTCTCTTTTTATTGCGGCACCAACCCTCAAAACATAGAAAAAGCCGTAAAAACCGTTATTGACGAACTAAAAAAATTCTTAAAAGACGGCATAAACGACGATGAGTTTGAGCGCGGCAAAGAACAGTTAAAAGGCAATATTATCTTAGGACAAGAAAACACCACATCTATTATGAATGTTTATGGAAAAATGTTATTGGTATCCGACCAAATTTTTGATTTGGACCAAAAATTAAAAGAGATTAATTCTATTACCAAAGACGATGTAATGGATGTTGCCCGTAAATATTTAGACTTTGAAAGGGCTTGTATCTCGTGCGTTGCAAATAGACCGGCCGAAGATTTGTTACAGTTTCTTAATTGA